The Thermus tengchongensis genome segment ACAGGGGGAGTAGCCCAGCTTCAGAACCGTCGCCTCCATGAACCCTACTGTACCCCCTTGAGGGCCCGTTTGAAGAGCTCGGGGGCGAAGGCCTTGAGGGCCCTTAAAAACCCCGTGGCCCCCCGGGCCCGCCCCGGGATCACGTAGACCGGAACCCCCAGGCGCTCCGCCTCTAGGCGCACGGGCTCGGAGAAGTCGTGGCCCACATAGCTGGAAACCACCATGAGGCCATGGGCCCTCTCCAGGCGGTTCTGGATCCGCCTTAGGGCCTCCTTGCCCACCCCGGCGGTATCCGCATCAAACCAGTCCACTTTGAGGCCCCGGGCCTCGAGGAGGGGAACCAGCCGGCTCCTGAGCTGGGTATGCCCGCCCACCACCAGAAGGTGCTCCCCGTGGAACTGGGGCAAGCCTTCCTCTAAGAGCTCCTCCTTGGTCTCGGGCAGGGCCTTTGGGCTTTCCCCCAAGGCCTCCAGGCCCCGGCTCACCGCCTTAAGCTCCTCCAGGTAAAGGGAAAGGCTCTCGTCGTGAGGCCTTAGGAAGAGGAGGTTTCTTAAGACCTCCCGGGAAAGGTCCAGGTCCTTTTCCCGATAAAGGGCTACCTCCAAGGCCTTCTGCCAGTGCTCCGCCGCCTTCCGCCAGTTCCCCTGGCCTTCGTAGTGCTCCGCCAGGTCAAAGAGCACCTCCAGGGCTTGGGGATCGGCCCTCAGCTCCTCCAGCAAAAGCCGCTCCACCTCCTCCCCCCGCCCCTCGGCATACAGGGCGGCCAAGTACTGCCCCCGCACCTCCGAGGCCTCGGGACTTTCCCGGAAACCACGGGAAAGCCGGTAGGCCAGGGCCAGAAGCTCCAGGGGGGGCTTTGGCGTGCGGCCCAGGGCCTGGTAGAGAAGGCTAAAGGCCGCCCAGGGACCCTCCAGCCTCTCCAGAAGGGCAAGGAGCCCCATGAGGTCCTCCTCGGCCACCTCGGAAAGCCCGGCATCCCGGGCCCGGGAGAGAAGCTCCCTGGCCAAGACCTCCTCTCCCCCCTTCAGGGCCTCCTGGGCCAGCTGGAAAAGGTAGGGGGCAGGGTAGGCCCTTAAGGCATGGGCCCGCTTGTGGTCCCCCAGGATCTCCTTAAGGGGCCGCCTGAGGGCCCGCTTCACCTGGGCCAGGTGGTGGTAGGCCAGGCCCGCCACCTCCCCTGTTCCCCGATCCGCCGCCCGTTCCAAAAGGCGTAGGGCTTCCAGGTGGCGCCCCTCCCGTTCCCGGAGCATCCCGAGAAGCAGCAAGGCCTCAGGGATTTCCGCCCGGGCCAAGGCCTCGGTGAGGTAGGGCTCCACTGGCTTCAAGTCCTCCATGGGCCGCACCTCCAGCGGAGAGCGGACCCTTAGGGCCACCAGGGCAAGCCCCAAAAAGCCCTCGGCCTCGTCCAGATCCGCAAGCCTCCTGGCATACCGCTCCGCCCGGGCAAAAAGCCCCTGGATCAGGGCCGCCTTCAGGCCAAGCCGGAGCATCTCCCGGGTCAGTAGGGTTGGGGAAAGGTCCTCCACAAACTCCGCCCGGCGGCTTACCTCCGCCCACTCTCCTTCCCGGGCGAAGCGGCGCATGCGCTCGGTGATCCGTTCCAGGGCCTCCCGCACGTACCCTTCCGCCTCGGGCAGGCCCGATTCCACAAACTGCCTGAGGGCGTCCGCATACCGCCCCAGGCTCAGGTAGACCCGGCCCAGGTAGATGCGGTACCTTCCTCCCCTCCCCGCCAGGGCCTCGAGGCGGGGCCTGGCCCGCTCGTACTCCCCGAGCTCCACCAGCACCATGGCCCTTAGGTCCTCCGCCTCCTCGGAAAGGGCCCGCCTTAAGACCTCCTCCGCCTCGGCATAGCGGGAAAGGGCGAAAAGGGCCCGCCCCCTCAGGCAGGCCGCCTCCCCTTCCACTTCCTCGGGCAGATGGGCCAGCACCTCCGCATACCGCCCTGCGGCCAGAAGCTCCCGCACCTCGGAAAGATCCTCCTGAACCAGAACGGGAACCCGCAGGGGTGCCTCCTCAAGCTCCAGGGAAGCTTCCTCGTCCACCGCCAGGGACCAGGCCGCCTCCTTAACCTCCAGTGCCTCGGGCCTTCTCGCCAGCACCAGAAAGTACTCCCCTTCCCCCACCCGCTCCACCTGGTCAAACCCCAGGTGCTTTAGGCCTTCCTCCACCCCTTCCGGGCTTTTGCCCAGGAAGGGCCCGTGGCCGTAAATCAAAAGCCCACCGGGCTTCAACAGCCGGGCGAAAAGGGGAAGGCGCTCAAAGAAACCGAAGCGTTTCCAAAAGGAGGGGGCCTCGAGGCGGCTTTCCAGCTCCTGGTCCACAAAGCCCTCGGGGAACACGGAAAGGAGAAGCAGGGTGTCAAAGGGGGGAAGCTCCGCCTCCTCCGCCCAGGCCAGGTGCCAGGCCACCTCGGGCACCCGCTTTTTCCCAAGCTCCACGGCCTCCTCCACCCCGTCCAGGGCGTGGAAGGAAAGCTCGGGCCGCTTCCTCTGCAAATAGCCCACCAAGGCCCCGGTGAAGGCCCCCACCTCCAAAACCTGCCCCTCTAAGCGGGAAGGCACCTCCCGGGCGTAGAACTCCAAAAAGGGCAGGTGCATGCCGTAGACCAGGGCCTCCCCCTTGGGCACCTTGAGGATCTCCTGGTAGAAACTTCGCACCGCCTCCCTGCCGCCCCCCGAAAGGTAGGCCCGCCAGGCCTTGAGAACAGGCTCCCGCTTGGCGGGACTTCCCACCCGCTTGGCCAACTCGGCCTCAAAGCGCCCCGGGGAAACCGGCCCCCAGACGCCAAACCGCTCCTTCAGGTATAGCCTTAGCTCATCAGGCATTTGCCGGAAGTCTACCAAAAGGAGGGCGGGTTGGTCCAGCAGAACCCCCCCGCCCGGGCATAACCCCAAGCGGGGGGAACCCCAACGGGCTAAGTACCCGCACGCAAAGGTTGCCCCATCGGCCAAAGCCGAAGCGGCGTGCTCACAGCCTCTTTGGGGCCCCGTCGTGGCGCAAGCCACGACGGGGTACTTAGGCGGGAACCTCCTCAGCGAAGAGGTCCGCGTAGCGCCGCTTGGCCCGCATGGGAGCCCGGTGATACACGTAGGAGGCCAGGAGGGGGAAGGCCAGGCTGGCCTCGGCGAAGACCATCTGGGAAAGGGCGGCGTCCACCTTGCCCCAGCTTTGGGCCTCGGAGAGGGTGGAGCCGGAAAGCCCCCCATCCCGCTCGTCGGCCACGGTGATCTGGATGGCGTACTTGTGCATCTCCACCTGGTGGCCCAAGACCTCCGCGGCCACCACGATGTCCTGGGCGAAGTTCTTGGGCACCCCGCCCCCCAGCATCACCAGGCCCGTGGTGCCGGCTTTGAGCTTGATCTCGGTGAGCTCGCGGAAGTCGGCCACGGAGTCGATGGTCACGTGGGCCTTGGGGTTTTTCACCTGGTGGTAGACCAGGCCGAAGCCCGCGGAGGAGTCGGAGAAGGCGGGCACGAAGATGGGCACCCCCTCCTCGTAAGCGGCCCGGACGATGCTCCCCTCCCCTAGGCCCCTTTCCGCCAAGTAGCGGCCCATGTGCCAGATGAACTCCCGGCTGGAGTAGGGGCGGGGCTCCAGGGCATCGGCGATCTCGGCGATGGTGTAGTCGGTGTGGCGGAGCTCCTCCTCGTCGATGTAGGTGTCGTAGATGCGGTCGATCCAGAGGCGGCGCAGGGTTTCGTCATCGGCCTTGGGGTCCCCCTGGTAGTGGCGGTGGCCCAAGGCTTCAAAGAAATCCTGGTCCACAATGTTGGCGCCGGTGGCCACGATGACGTCCACCAGGCCTTTGCGGATCAGGTCATGGATGATGAGGCCCTGACCGGCAGAAACCAGGCTCCCCGCCAGGGTGAGGATGACGGTGGCGTCGTCCTCCAGCATCTTGAGGTAGATCTCCGCCGCCCGGTGGAGGTTCCTCGCCTGGAAGGCGGTCTTGCCCATGGCCTCGAGGATGGGTCCGGCGTCGAAGGCCTTGATGTCGATGGGGACCACGGGCGTAGAGAGGAGTTCCTTCTTCTCCATCCTGCTCCTTTCTACGCGGGGTGGGCGTCGGGCGGCTCCCCCCCTTTGGCGCCCCCTGCCTTTTAGGGCAGGACTTCCAGTATACCACCCCCGGCGATGGGGGGGTAGACCTCGAGGGGGCCCTCCACGGGCTCGTCCAGGCCCACCACCCGCTCCCCCACCGCCAAAAGCCAAACCTCCTCCAGGGGAATGCCCAGCTTCTCCAGGGCTTCCTTGGGCGTCTTGGCCTCCACCTCCAGGCGCTCCCCAAAGCGCCTCAGGTCGCCGTGCAGGATCACCTCCATATGCCCCTCCCTTTGAGGCCCCCGCCGCAGCCCAAGCCGCAACGGGGCCTTCTACCCTTGGCCCCTGGACCCTTCCCCCGCTTCTTCCACCGGGGCTCCCACGCGGATAAGGTCCACACGGGGTGGTATTAAGTACCCCCACGCAAAGGTTACCCCATCGGCCAAAGCCAAAGCGGCTTGCTTATGGGCTCTTTGGGGCCCCCATCGTGGCGCAAGCCACGACGGGGTACTTAGTACCCCTCCCGCACCACGTTTAAAAGGGGCTCCCCCCGCAGGTACCGCAGGACCTGCTCCGCCAAAAACCGGGCCGCCCGGCGGTGGAAACCCTGGGAAAGCCCGGCCACATGCGGGGTGATGAGGACTCCAGGAGCCCGCCAAAGAGAATGGTCGGAAGGCAAAGGCTCAGGGTCGGTGACATCCAAGGCCGCCCGAACCTTCCCCTCCCGTAGCGCCTCGAGGAGGGCTTCTGTGTCCACCACTGGCCCCCGGCCAGCATTCACCAAAAGGGCTCCCGGCTTCATCCAGGAAAGGAAGTCCCGGCCCACCAGCCCCCGTGTTTCGGGGGTAAGGGGAAGGAGAACCACCACGGCATCCGCCTGGGGCAGAAGATGCGGGAGGTCCTGAGGAGTGTAGACCCCTGGGCGGGGGCGCCGGGCCACGGGAAGCACCTCCACCCCAAAGGCCCTAAGCCTCTCCTCCACGGCTCTCCCAATGGAACCGTAGCCCAATAGGAGCACCTTCTTGCCCTCGAGGTCAGCCAGCACCCTGGGAGCCCAGCGCCCTTCCCCCTGGGCCTGCAAAAAGGCAGGCAGGTCCTTAAGGAGGGCCAAAAGGCCCATCACCACCCACTCCGCCACGGGCACGTCGTGGATGCCCGAGCCATCGCAAAGCACCACCCCCTCGGGCACAAGGGGCAGGATCCAGTCCACCCCAGCGGACAGGGTCTGGACCACCTTGACCTCCACCTGTTCCAGCACCCGCCGCACCACCTCCTCCTGGCCGAAAGGAGGCAGGAAGAAGTCCACCGCCTTGGGCCAAGGCTCGTCCAGGTAATCTACTTCCACCTCTTCGGGTAAAAGGGCAAAGACCTCTTCCCTAAGCCTTGGGCTCAAGATGCGCACGCTAGCCTTCCGGCTGACCACGGATCACCTCCATGTACACATCCTCCCTTCCCTTAGGCCCCAGGCCCAGGCCCACCTGGCGGAAACCCGCCTTCTCAAAGGCCCGTCTGGCCCTAAGGTTATGGGCAAAGGTGCGGAGCTTTACCCGCGTAAGCCCCAAGGGACCGAAGGCGTAGGACAAGGCCGCCCGCACCGCCTCCGTGCCGTAGCCCTGGCCCCAGCGGTCCTTCCGCCCGATGAGGATGCCCAAGGTGGCCTCCTCCGGGGTGAGGTCGTAAAGCTCCAGGGTGCCCAGATACTCTCCCCTCTCGTCCAGGATGACAAAGGCCAGGCGGTCCTTGCGACGCATCTCCGCCAGGACGAAGCGCTTGAAAAGCCAGAAGGGGGAGCGCAAGGGGCTCGAGCCATTCCACTCCGCCACCTCGGGGTCACGGAAGGTTTCATAAAGCCCCTTCCACTCCTCCTCGGTGAGCCCCGCGCTAAAGGGCTTCAGGGTCACGCGGCCATAGCGGGGCCAGCCCAGGGGATCCAAGCCTTGGGGCCGCTCCACAGGATCCAGCCTACGCCCGAAGAGCCGGGGCAGGAGCCAAAGCGCAAAGCACCCTTTCCCACGGGCTCCCGGCATCTAGGGGTAAAGGCCCCGGAGGGCCCGGGCCTCGAGGACCCGGGTGGCGGCCACCACGTAGGCGGCGGTGCGCAAGGGAATCTTCTTCTCCTGGCTCACCTGCCACACCGCCTCAAAGGCGTTTCTGAGGACCCTCTCCAGGCGGGCGTTGATCTCCTCCTCCGTCCAGAAGTAGGAGTTGAAGTCCTGCACCCACTCGAAATAGCTCACCGTGACGCCCCCGGCGTTGGCAATGACATCGGGCACCACCAGAACGCCCTTCTCCTGCAGGATGTCGTCCGCGGCGGGAGTGGTGGGACCGTTGGCCCCCTCGGCGATGATCTTGGCCTGGATGCGCCAGGCGTTTTGCTCGGTAATCTGCTTCTCGAGGGCGGCGGGGATGAGGAACTCCGTGGGTACCGCCCAGAACTCGGGGTTAGGCAAGGGCTCGGCCTTGGGGTAACCCCGCACCCCCCCGAACTCCGCCACGTGCTTGAGAAGGTCGTAAGGATCTATCCCCGCCTCATTGTAGATGGTGCCCGTGTGGTCCTGGATGGCGATGATCCGGGCCCCGTGGTCGTGGAAGATGCGGGCGGCAGCGTTCCCCACGTTGCCGAAGCCCTGGAGGGTTACCCGGCTCCCTTCGATGGGAAGACCGATCTTCTCCGCCGCCGCCCTGGCGGTCACGAACACCCCCCGTCCCGTGGCATCCCGCCGCCCCAGGGAACCCCCTAAGGCGATGGGCTTCCCCGTCACCACCCCCGGCACCGTGCGGCCCACGTTCATGGAAAAGGTGTCCATCATCCAAGCCATCTCCCGCTCCCCGGTGTTTACATCGGGAGCAGGAATGTCCCGATCCGGGCCCAGAAGGATCCCGATCTCCGAGGTGTAGCGGCGGGTCAGGCGCTCCAGCTCCCCGGGGGAAAGCTTCTTGGGGTCCACCCGAATGCCCCCCTTGCCGCCCCCATAGGGCAG includes the following:
- a CDS encoding GNAT family N-acetyltransferase encodes the protein MGWPRYGRVTLKPFSAGLTEEEWKGLYETFRDPEVAEWNGSSPLRSPFWLFKRFVLAEMRRKDRLAFVILDERGEYLGTLELYDLTPEEATLGILIGRKDRWGQGYGTEAVRAALSYAFGPLGLTRVKLRTFAHNLRARRAFEKAGFRQVGLGLGPKGREDVYMEVIRGQPEG
- a CDS encoding 1,9-bis(guanidino)-5-aza-nonane synthase, yielding MEKKELLSTPVVPIDIKAFDAGPILEAMGKTAFQARNLHRAAEIYLKMLEDDATVILTLAGSLVSAGQGLIIHDLIRKGLVDVIVATGANIVDQDFFEALGHRHYQGDPKADDETLRRLWIDRIYDTYIDEEELRHTDYTIAEIADALEPRPYSSREFIWHMGRYLAERGLGEGSIVRAAYEEGVPIFVPAFSDSSAGFGLVYHQVKNPKAHVTIDSVADFRELTEIKLKAGTTGLVMLGGGVPKNFAQDIVVAAEVLGHQVEMHKYAIQITVADERDGGLSGSTLSEAQSWGKVDAALSQMVFAEASLAFPLLASYVYHRAPMRAKRRYADLFAEEVPA
- a CDS encoding 2-hydroxyacid dehydrogenase; this encodes MRILSPRLREEVFALLPEEVEVDYLDEPWPKAVDFFLPPFGQEEVVRRVLEQVEVKVVQTLSAGVDWILPLVPEGVVLCDGSGIHDVPVAEWVVMGLLALLKDLPAFLQAQGEGRWAPRVLADLEGKKVLLLGYGSIGRAVEERLRAFGVEVLPVARRPRPGVYTPQDLPHLLPQADAVVVLLPLTPETRGLVGRDFLSWMKPGALLVNAGRGPVVDTEALLEALREGKVRAALDVTDPEPLPSDHSLWRAPGVLITPHVAGLSQGFHRRAARFLAEQVLRYLRGEPLLNVVREGY
- a CDS encoding Glu/Leu/Phe/Val family dehydrogenase gives rise to the protein MKSEPLSYLGKDGGPWEIFVEQVDRVVPYLGRYAPLAESLKRPKRVLIVDVPVHLDDGTVAYFEGYRVHHNTARGPAKGGVRYHPEVTLSEVMALAAWMTIKNAAVGLPYGGGKGGIRVDPKKLSPGELERLTRRYTSEIGILLGPDRDIPAPDVNTGEREMAWMMDTFSMNVGRTVPGVVTGKPIALGGSLGRRDATGRGVFVTARAAAEKIGLPIEGSRVTLQGFGNVGNAAARIFHDHGARIIAIQDHTGTIYNEAGIDPYDLLKHVAEFGGVRGYPKAEPLPNPEFWAVPTEFLIPAALEKQITEQNAWRIQAKIIAEGANGPTTPAADDILQEKGVLVVPDVIANAGGVTVSYFEWVQDFNSYFWTEEEINARLERVLRNAFEAVWQVSQEKKIPLRTAAYVVAATRVLEARALRGLYP
- a CDS encoding tetratricopeptide repeat protein, whose translation is MPDELRLYLKERFGVWGPVSPGRFEAELAKRVGSPAKREPVLKAWRAYLSGGGREAVRSFYQEILKVPKGEALVYGMHLPFLEFYAREVPSRLEGQVLEVGAFTGALVGYLQRKRPELSFHALDGVEEAVELGKKRVPEVAWHLAWAEEAELPPFDTLLLLSVFPEGFVDQELESRLEAPSFWKRFGFFERLPLFARLLKPGGLLIYGHGPFLGKSPEGVEEGLKHLGFDQVERVGEGEYFLVLARRPEALEVKEAAWSLAVDEEASLELEEAPLRVPVLVQEDLSEVRELLAAGRYAEVLAHLPEEVEGEAACLRGRALFALSRYAEAEEVLRRALSEEAEDLRAMVLVELGEYERARPRLEALAGRGGRYRIYLGRVYLSLGRYADALRQFVESGLPEAEGYVREALERITERMRRFAREGEWAEVSRRAEFVEDLSPTLLTREMLRLGLKAALIQGLFARAERYARRLADLDEAEGFLGLALVALRVRSPLEVRPMEDLKPVEPYLTEALARAEIPEALLLLGMLREREGRHLEALRLLERAADRGTGEVAGLAYHHLAQVKRALRRPLKEILGDHKRAHALRAYPAPYLFQLAQEALKGGEEVLARELLSRARDAGLSEVAEEDLMGLLALLERLEGPWAAFSLLYQALGRTPKPPLELLALAYRLSRGFRESPEASEVRGQYLAALYAEGRGEEVERLLLEELRADPQALEVLFDLAEHYEGQGNWRKAAEHWQKALEVALYREKDLDLSREVLRNLLFLRPHDESLSLYLEELKAVSRGLEALGESPKALPETKEELLEEGLPQFHGEHLLVVGGHTQLRSRLVPLLEARGLKVDWFDADTAGVGKEALRRIQNRLERAHGLMVVSSYVGHDFSEPVRLEAERLGVPVYVIPGRARGATGFLRALKAFAPELFKRALKGVQ